In a single window of the Planctomycetia bacterium genome:
- the nuoL gene encoding NADH-quinone oxidoreductase subunit L yields MWIPLLPLAGAVLVGLIGLRGLRSQSHWLVILPVAAALGLSAKLTQQVFLTIEEGCASGKQQVFSSFKVYDWLMVNATSWLNVTFRVDPLTCIMLLTVLTISLLVIIYSKEYMRDHHGHAERGYERFFACMAIFVFSMSVLVLAGNFLVLYLGWELVGLSSYLLIGFYYQKPLAAAAAKKAFIVNRIGDFGFGLGIFLIYYTFDTLEYSHVFTKVQMGLADGSLEVSRVTTIALLLFCGAIGKSAQLPLHVWLPDAMEGPTPVSALIHAATMVTAGVYMVARCHVIFSAAPYAQWIVATLGAATAFFAATIALTQFDMKRILAYSTLSQLGYMFLGLGVGAYESSIFHLYTHAFFKALLFLGAGSVMHAMAGTIDIRRFGGLRKGMPITHITFLIGGLSLAGFPLLAGFWSKDEIIHAALESDMPYLAYVGLATGWLTAFYTFRMIYMAFYGQVRLPKGVEHAHESGLWITAPLMLLSIGAVFAGYVGVTMHSGGAFGFFEPHGRFHQFLSILYARSAEAAAHGTSHGGHWLMYVSAGLSFWGIATAYYFYRRRPTIPMAIALVSGPVYRLLYNKYYVDELYDAAIVRPLRRLGDLCYDLDSYFINTILWLITLVPRSIGFGLRQWQHGAMQGYALGMIVGVVVALWWMLVAA; encoded by the coding sequence ATCTGGATACCTCTGCTGCCGCTGGCCGGGGCGGTGCTCGTCGGGCTGATCGGCCTGCGCGGGCTTCGCTCTCAGTCGCATTGGCTGGTGATTCTGCCGGTGGCCGCGGCGCTGGGGCTGTCCGCCAAGCTCACTCAACAAGTCTTCCTTACGATCGAGGAGGGCTGCGCATCAGGTAAGCAGCAGGTCTTCAGTTCATTCAAGGTATATGACTGGCTGATGGTCAATGCGACGTCGTGGCTGAACGTCACGTTTCGCGTGGACCCGCTGACCTGCATCATGCTGCTCACGGTGCTGACGATCTCGCTTCTTGTGATCATCTATTCCAAGGAGTACATGCGCGATCATCACGGTCACGCCGAGCGGGGCTACGAGCGATTCTTCGCCTGCATGGCGATTTTCGTTTTTTCGATGTCGGTGCTGGTGCTGGCGGGCAACTTCCTGGTGCTGTATCTCGGGTGGGAACTGGTCGGGCTTTCCAGTTATCTGCTCATCGGGTTTTACTATCAGAAACCTTTGGCTGCCGCCGCCGCGAAGAAGGCGTTCATCGTCAATCGGATCGGCGACTTCGGATTCGGGCTCGGAATCTTTCTGATCTATTACACCTTCGATACGCTGGAATATTCGCACGTTTTCACAAAGGTGCAGATGGGGCTGGCCGACGGCTCACTTGAGGTGTCGCGGGTCACGACGATAGCCCTTTTGCTCTTCTGCGGGGCGATCGGAAAAAGCGCTCAGCTTCCGCTGCACGTCTGGCTGCCGGATGCGATGGAGGGCCCGACGCCGGTGTCGGCGCTGATCCATGCGGCGACGATGGTGACGGCGGGGGTGTACATGGTGGCGCGGTGCCACGTCATCTTCTCGGCGGCGCCTTATGCACAGTGGATCGTGGCGACACTTGGGGCGGCGACGGCGTTTTTCGCGGCGACGATCGCGCTGACGCAATTCGACATGAAGCGCATCCTCGCATATTCGACGCTCAGCCAGCTTGGCTACATGTTTCTCGGGCTGGGGGTCGGGGCTTACGAGTCGTCGATCTTCCACCTGTATACGCATGCCTTCTTCAAGGCGCTGCTGTTCCTCGGAGCCGGAAGCGTGATGCACGCGATGGCGGGGACGATTGACATTCGGCGATTCGGCGGATTGCGGAAGGGCATGCCGATCACGCATATCACGTTCTTGATCGGCGGGCTGTCGTTGGCGGGGTTCCCGCTTCTCGCGGGATTCTGGAGCAAGGATGAGATCATTCATGCGGCGCTGGAGAGCGACATGCCGTATTTGGCGTATGTCGGTCTGGCGACCGGATGGCTCACTGCGTTCTATACGTTTCGCATGATTTACATGGCGTTCTACGGACAGGTGCGATTGCCGAAGGGCGTGGAGCACGCGCATGAGTCCGGGTTATGGATTACGGCTCCGCTGATGCTGTTATCGATTGGGGCGGTGTTCGCGGGATATGTCGGCGTGACAATGCATTCAGGCGGGGCGTTTGGCTTCTTCGAGCCGCACGGTCGCTTCCATCAGTTTCTTTCGATTCTTTATGCTCGTTCCGCGGAAGCGGCGGCGCATGGTACTTCGCACGGCGGGCATTGGCTGATGTATGTGTCGGCGGGGCTGTCGTTCTGGGGAATTGCCACGGCGTATTACTTCTATCGGCGTCGGCCGACGATTCCGATGGCCATTGCGCTGGTGTCGGGGCCGGTCTATCGGCTGCTCTATAACAAGTATTACGTGGACGAGTTGTACGACGCGGCCATTGTGCGGCCGTTGCGGCGGCTCGGCGATCTCTGCTACGACCTCGATAGTTATTTCATCAACACCATTTTGTGGTTGATCACGCTTGTGCCGCGTAGCATCGGCTTTGGCCTCCGGCAGTGGCAGCATGGCGCCATGCAGGGATATGCCCTGGGGATGATCGTGGGTGTGGTTGTGGCGCTCTGGTGGATGCTCGTCGCGGCTTAG
- a CDS encoding NCS2 family permease, whose protein sequence is MKRYKWFVKGDLDGFFGLAVDNLVQVLVIVALCKGLCGFTDDLLFRRVMPGIAVSLLIGNIYYALHARRVAKRDKNASCTALPYGINTPSVFAYILFILAPVYQRYLGELGPEQAGEVAWKIGLVACIGSGAIEFFCAFVGGWVRRVTPRAALLSALAAIGIIFIASPFAFQIFERPLVAIVPLFIVLIGYFARVRFPMGMPSGLAALGVGTLLAWTVPLIPGLGPTMMSGDAVRTALSGVGKTFNELRTSSISEALFLPHYFGREIWDFIRQDTTLLWSFLGVIVPMGLINAIGSLQNIESAEAAGDKFSTGPCMAVNGIGSIAAGLFGSCFPTTIYIGHPGWKALGARCGYSILNGVFFTVVFLLGLGMLIVSAIPMEAGMAIVLYIGVMIAAQSYEATPTKHYPAVALGFFPAVAMMAVLLMPQILAGVGAEGGILPMINAHGAALEDAARRTDSWWPIGVYALAGANSGFVITGMLISAITAFLIDRQFKTAAIWCIIAGVVTLLGFHHAYRVQPGPYEYTPRELLVWQRTEDRFKETNAYLDVPEGTFMFRGYRIAGGYLTAAGMMFVIHGMRRRRSGFDDIGFDAHGAGPPPVDPPKSQIPKVEIPRRESAEANKPIPLSPELEQPGDHSSPSSG, encoded by the coding sequence ATGAAGCGATATAAGTGGTTCGTCAAAGGCGACCTCGACGGATTTTTCGGCCTGGCCGTCGATAACCTGGTCCAGGTGCTCGTGATCGTCGCCCTCTGCAAGGGGCTTTGCGGGTTCACCGACGACCTGCTTTTCCGCCGCGTGATGCCCGGCATCGCCGTCAGCCTGCTGATCGGCAACATCTACTACGCCCTGCACGCCCGGCGCGTCGCCAAGCGCGACAAGAATGCATCCTGCACGGCCCTGCCCTACGGGATCAATACGCCGAGCGTCTTCGCCTACATCCTTTTCATCCTCGCCCCGGTCTATCAGCGGTATCTCGGCGAACTCGGCCCGGAGCAGGCCGGCGAGGTGGCGTGGAAGATCGGCCTCGTCGCCTGCATCGGCAGCGGGGCGATCGAGTTCTTTTGTGCATTCGTCGGCGGCTGGGTGCGGCGGGTGACGCCGCGCGCGGCGCTTCTCTCTGCCCTGGCGGCCATCGGGATCATCTTCATCGCCAGTCCGTTCGCCTTTCAGATCTTCGAGCGTCCGCTGGTGGCGATCGTGCCGCTGTTCATCGTGCTGATCGGCTACTTTGCCCGTGTGCGCTTCCCGATGGGCATGCCGAGCGGGCTCGCGGCGCTGGGAGTCGGGACGCTTCTTGCGTGGACGGTGCCGCTGATTCCCGGTCTGGGCCCGACGATGATGAGCGGCGACGCGGTGAGGACGGCGCTGTCCGGCGTGGGCAAGACGTTCAATGAACTTCGGACGTCGTCGATCTCCGAGGCGCTCTTCCTGCCGCACTACTTCGGGCGCGAGATATGGGATTTTATCCGCCAGGACACCACGCTGTTGTGGTCGTTCCTCGGCGTCATCGTGCCGATGGGGCTGATCAACGCGATTGGTTCGCTGCAGAACATCGAGTCGGCCGAGGCGGCGGGCGACAAGTTCTCGACCGGTCCATGCATGGCGGTCAACGGCATCGGCTCGATCGCCGCGGGCCTCTTCGGGAGCTGCTTCCCGACGACGATCTACATCGGCCACCCCGGCTGGAAGGCGCTGGGGGCGCGCTGCGGTTACTCCATCCTCAACGGCGTCTTCTTCACGGTCGTGTTCCTATTGGGCCTGGGGATGCTGATCGTCAGCGCCATCCCCATGGAGGCGGGCATGGCCATCGTGCTCTACATCGGTGTCATGATCGCGGCACAGAGCTACGAGGCGACGCCGACAAAGCACTATCCGGCGGTGGCCCTCGGTTTCTTCCCGGCCGTGGCGATGATGGCGGTGCTGCTGATGCCGCAGATTCTCGCCGGCGTCGGCGCAGAGGGCGGGATACTCCCGATGATCAACGCTCACGGCGCGGCGCTGGAAGACGCGGCGCGGCGAACCGATTCGTGGTGGCCCATCGGGGTCTATGCATTGGCGGGAGCAAACAGCGGCTTTGTCATCACCGGTATGCTCATCTCGGCGATCACGGCGTTTCTGATCGACCGGCAATTTAAGACGGCGGCGATCTGGTGCATCATCGCCGGGGTCGTGACGCTGCTGGGCTTCCATCATGCCTATCGCGTGCAGCCCGGGCCCTACGAATACACGCCGCGCGAACTGCTCGTCTGGCAGCGGACCGAAGATCGCTTCAAGGAGACGAACGCGTATCTCGACGTGCCGGAGGGGACGTTCATGTTCCGCGGCTATCGCATCGCCGGCGGTTATCTCACCGCGGCCGGAATGATGTTCGTCATTCACGGCATGCGGCGCCGGCGCTCGGGATTTGATGATATTGGATTCGACGCGCACGGCGCAGGCCCGCCGCCGGTCGATCCGCCGAAATCGCAAATTCCGAAAGTGGAAATTCCCCGCCGAGAATCGGCAGAGGCTAACAAGCCGATTCCGTTATCCCCCGAGCTCGAGCAGCCGGGCGATCATTCGTCGCCGTCGTCGGGTTGA
- a CDS encoding CHRD domain-containing protein: protein MTRFARLTICALALGLAVAPASATIISYEAFLDGPSEAPPNASPGTGYATLVYDDVAHTMQMHVDFAGLIGTTTAAHTHGPTAVPGVSTAGVMTTTPFFAGFPIGVSSGMYDILMDMTLSSSYNPSFITANGGTTASAEIALANAIAQGRAYLNIHSTTFGGGEIRGFWQLVPEPSALSLLAVAGLLIRRRR, encoded by the coding sequence ATGACTCGCTTTGCAAGGCTGACTATTTGTGCGCTCGCGCTCGGATTGGCGGTCGCCCCGGCAAGCGCCACCATCATCTCATACGAAGCCTTTCTCGACGGCCCCAGTGAAGCGCCGCCGAACGCTTCCCCCGGCACCGGCTACGCCACTTTGGTCTACGACGATGTCGCTCACACCATGCAGATGCATGTGGATTTCGCCGGCCTCATCGGAACCACCACCGCCGCCCACACCCACGGTCCGACCGCGGTCCCCGGCGTCAGCACGGCAGGCGTCATGACGACCACCCCGTTCTTCGCGGGCTTCCCGATCGGCGTTTCCAGCGGGATGTACGACATCCTCATGGATATGACCCTTTCGTCGAGCTACAACCCGTCTTTCATCACGGCGAATGGCGGAACCACCGCCAGCGCGGAGATCGCTTTGGCCAACGCTATCGCCCAGGGTCGCGCTTATTTGAACATTCATTCCACCACTTTTGGAGGCGGTGAGATTCGCGGCTTCTGGCAACTGGTGCCCGAGCCGTCCGCGCTCTCGCTCCTGGCCGTTGCAGGTCTCCTCATTCGACGACGGCGCTAG
- a CDS encoding NADH-quinone oxidoreductase subunit M: MLYLVDTWFGRHILSVMIFLPVIAAAVVYSRTKWDGAAVRRFAFGASLLTLGLAMLAMLFFVDARMSDRSDLGGYFLTERADWVVGGDEAESIPLKIQYFLGVDGISMPLLLLVAVLTPLAIWGSFTGIQTRHREYYALLLLLHGAMLGVFCARDLLLFYIFFEFTLIPLYFLIGIWGSTQRQKAADMFFIYTLSGSMLTFAGVLYLGWKASTMVVGGVQEFSFDLERLYALAAQGALSMDAQWWLFVAFFAGFAIKVPLFPMHTWLPLAHTEAPTAGSVILAAVLLKLGTYGFMRLSLPMLPQASIELAPVIGVLAVVGIIYGALAAWVQRDMKKLVAYSSVSHLGFCLLGMFSLQMAGLSGSLMYMVNHGLSTGALFFIVGMVYERYHTREFDKIGGLARKMPIMAFFLLFFTLASIGLPGLNGFVSEFLVLLGTFTSEKFIIPGFKGPLGIAFAVPAATGILLGAIYMLYMVGRLLFGPEKEPEHGFDSSTGLTQDLTPREIGILVPLAAACLFLGVYPKPALELMRPSLDRAVLARVVPVAEAVATGAETTDGAVASLADSNEVIVEAVR; encoded by the coding sequence ATGCTCTATCTCGTGGACACATGGTTCGGCCGGCACATCCTCTCGGTGATGATCTTCCTTCCGGTCATTGCCGCGGCGGTTGTTTATTCGCGGACAAAGTGGGACGGGGCGGCGGTGCGACGCTTCGCGTTTGGCGCATCGCTGCTGACGCTCGGTCTGGCGATGCTGGCCATGCTTTTCTTTGTCGACGCCAGGATGAGCGATCGCTCCGACCTTGGCGGATATTTTCTCACGGAACGGGCTGATTGGGTGGTCGGCGGAGACGAGGCGGAGTCGATTCCGCTGAAGATTCAGTATTTCCTGGGAGTGGACGGCATCAGCATGCCCCTGCTTCTTCTGGTCGCCGTCCTGACGCCTTTGGCCATCTGGGGGAGCTTCACCGGGATTCAGACGCGGCACCGCGAGTATTACGCGCTGCTGCTGCTGCTGCACGGAGCGATGCTGGGTGTCTTTTGTGCGCGCGACCTTCTCCTCTTTTATATCTTCTTCGAGTTCACGCTGATTCCGCTTTACTTTCTGATCGGCATCTGGGGCAGCACGCAGCGGCAGAAGGCCGCCGACATGTTTTTCATTTACACGCTGTCGGGCTCGATGCTCACGTTTGCCGGCGTGCTCTATCTCGGCTGGAAGGCGTCGACGATGGTGGTCGGCGGTGTGCAGGAGTTTTCGTTCGACCTTGAACGCCTCTATGCGCTGGCCGCACAGGGCGCGCTTTCGATGGATGCCCAATGGTGGCTGTTTGTCGCCTTTTTTGCGGGCTTTGCGATTAAAGTGCCGCTGTTTCCGATGCATACGTGGTTGCCATTGGCCCACACCGAAGCGCCGACCGCGGGTTCGGTGATACTCGCGGCGGTCCTGCTGAAGCTGGGCACTTACGGGTTCATGCGACTGAGCCTGCCGATGCTTCCGCAGGCGAGCATTGAGCTCGCGCCGGTCATCGGCGTTCTGGCGGTGGTGGGGATTATTTACGGGGCGCTGGCGGCATGGGTGCAGCGCGACATGAAGAAGCTGGTCGCGTATTCGTCCGTTTCTCACCTGGGCTTTTGCCTTTTGGGCATGTTCAGTCTGCAGATGGCGGGGCTCTCCGGCTCGCTGATGTACATGGTGAACCACGGTCTTTCGACGGGGGCGTTGTTCTTTATCGTCGGCATGGTTTACGAGCGTTATCACACACGCGAATTCGACAAGATCGGCGGACTGGCGAGGAAGATGCCGATCATGGCGTTCTTTCTGCTGTTCTTCACCTTGGCAAGCATTGGGCTGCCGGGGCTTAACGGCTTTGTCAGCGAGTTTCTCGTTCTGCTCGGAACGTTCACCTCCGAAAAGTTCATCATCCCCGGCTTCAAGGGGCCGCTGGGCATCGCTTTTGCCGTTCCGGCGGCGACGGGCATCCTGCTCGGGGCCATCTACATGCTGTACATGGTCGGTCGCTTGCTGTTCGGCCCGGAAAAGGAGCCGGAGCACGGTTTTGATTCCTCGACCGGACTGACGCAGGACTTGACCCCTCGCGAGATCGGCATCCTTGTTCCGTTGGCGGCGGCGTGCCTTTTTCTCGGTGTGTATCCGAAGCCGGCGCTGGAGTTGATGCGACCATCGCTTGACCGTGCGGTGCTCGCGCGGGTTGTTCCGGTGGCCGAGGCAGTTGCGACGGGCGCTGAGACAACCGACGGCGCGGTCGCTTCGCTGGCGGACTCGAACGAGGTCATCGTGGAGGCCGTGCGATGA
- a CDS encoding NADH-quinone oxidoreductase subunit J produces the protein MGVSLVYAAYAVSALGALAVYWALPKDGRPSRRGVVGTLLAVAFGAFLLLLARVLGDSAQRVYLYVLSVLALGGAIRVVTHPRPVFSAIFFILVVLSTAAMLVLVGAEFLGAALVIVYAGAILVTYVFVIMLAQQTSPQTGGMFAQAMHYDRDAREPMAAVLAGFVLVGTIAGVIVGYDWKPYGEVAEATAAASSNTLELGRVLMTDFAVSVELAGLLLTMAMVGAIALARKRIPHADDGAPMTAPGEIGRSVPPF, from the coding sequence GTGGGCGTGTCCCTGGTTTATGCCGCGTATGCCGTTTCGGCCCTCGGGGCGCTTGCTGTCTATTGGGCTCTGCCCAAGGATGGACGGCCGTCCCGACGGGGCGTGGTCGGGACCCTGCTCGCCGTGGCGTTCGGCGCCTTCCTGCTGCTGCTCGCGCGGGTCCTCGGCGATAGTGCCCAACGGGTTTATCTCTACGTGCTTTCGGTGCTGGCGCTGGGGGGCGCGATTCGTGTCGTGACGCACCCGCGGCCGGTCTTCTCGGCGATCTTTTTCATACTGGTGGTGCTCAGCACGGCGGCAATGCTGGTGCTGGTCGGGGCGGAGTTTCTGGGCGCGGCCCTGGTGATCGTCTATGCCGGGGCGATTCTGGTCACATACGTCTTTGTCATCATGCTGGCGCAACAGACGTCGCCGCAGACCGGCGGGATGTTTGCGCAGGCCATGCACTACGACCGCGATGCCCGAGAACCGATGGCGGCGGTCCTGGCGGGATTCGTGCTGGTCGGGACGATCGCCGGCGTGATAGTCGGTTACGACTGGAAGCCGTATGGCGAGGTCGCGGAGGCGACGGCAGCGGCGAGCTCCAATACGCTGGAGCTCGGCCGAGTCCTGATGACGGATTTTGCGGTGAGCGTGGAGCTTGCCGGTTTGTTGTTGACGATGGCGATGGTCGGGGCGATCGCCCTGGCGCGGAAGCGAATCCCTCATGCCGACGACGGCGCACCGATGACGGCGCCGGGAGAGATCGGGCGGAGCGTTCCACCGTTTTAG
- the lpxA gene encoding acyl-ACP--UDP-N-acetylglucosamine O-acyltransferase yields the protein MAIHSTAIIDQQAVVPPSCDIGPHAVIEGPVKLGENVKVYPNAYISGWTEIGDNVQIHPGAVVGHLPQDFHFGGERSYCRVGKGTIIREFASIHRGTQPESWTIIGENCFILGYAHIGHNCELGNGVKLYNCAALSGHVIVGDNAIISGYSLVHQFARIGEFVMVGGGTRLGKDVPPYLKALYESQCAGHNAIGLRRSGQFSGDEILEVRQSYRTLYRSGQPWRKAVEQLAGQVKTKTGKRILEFCQSPSKLGFAGGWKVQDDQPDDGDE from the coding sequence ATGGCGATTCACTCGACCGCGATCATCGATCAACAAGCCGTCGTTCCGCCGTCCTGCGACATCGGCCCCCATGCCGTCATCGAGGGACCGGTCAAGCTCGGCGAGAATGTGAAAGTCTATCCCAACGCCTACATCTCCGGCTGGACGGAGATCGGCGACAACGTGCAGATTCATCCCGGCGCCGTGGTCGGTCATCTGCCGCAGGATTTCCATTTCGGCGGGGAGCGCTCCTACTGCCGCGTCGGCAAGGGCACCATCATCCGCGAGTTCGCCTCGATCCATCGCGGCACGCAGCCGGAGAGCTGGACCATCATCGGAGAGAACTGCTTCATCCTCGGTTACGCCCACATCGGACACAACTGCGAACTGGGCAACGGCGTGAAGCTCTACAACTGCGCCGCTCTGTCCGGGCACGTGATTGTCGGCGACAACGCCATCATCAGCGGCTACTCACTGGTCCATCAGTTCGCCCGCATCGGCGAGTTCGTCATGGTCGGCGGCGGCACGCGACTCGGCAAAGACGTGCCGCCGTATTTGAAGGCCCTTTACGAGTCGCAGTGCGCCGGGCACAACGCCATCGGTCTTCGCCGCTCCGGCCAGTTTTCCGGCGACGAGATTCTCGAAGTCCGCCAGAGCTATCGCACCCTCTATCGCTCGGGCCAGCCGTGGCGAAAGGCCGTCGAGCAACTCGCCGGACAAGTGAAGACCAAGACCGGCAAGCGCATCCTTGAGTTCTGCCAGTCGCCCTCCAAGCTCGGCTTCGCCGGCGGCTGGAAGGTGCAGGACGATCAACCCGACGACGGCGACGAATGA
- the nuoK gene encoding NADH-quinone oxidoreductase subunit NuoK gives MATSTALMVVGAALFGIGVVGFLTRRNLIIMFLSTEVMFQGVLVNLVAMGLARGNLMGQAFGLFVLVIAAVEAGLGLAIVVMLYRRRGTLDAQEWRAMRG, from the coding sequence ATGGCAACCTCAACGGCATTGATGGTGGTCGGCGCGGCCCTGTTCGGGATCGGCGTCGTCGGGTTTCTGACCCGGCGAAACCTGATCATCATGTTTCTCAGTACCGAGGTGATGTTTCAGGGCGTTTTGGTGAATCTGGTGGCGATGGGATTGGCGCGGGGCAACCTGATGGGACAGGCCTTCGGGTTGTTTGTGCTGGTGATTGCCGCGGTTGAGGCCGGTCTGGGACTCGCCATAGTGGTGATGCTGTATCGTCGGCGCGGGACGCTGGATGCTCAGGAGTGGCGCGCGATGCGCGGTTAG
- a CDS encoding IS1380 family transposase has protein sequence MFFSSLGRKKIVADFTGGTLTSDAGGLLLREVERRLGLVDQLAGVINDPRDPARIQHDQRVMLAQRIFAIAMGYEDLNDHQALRSDPVLAVLTGRPPSADEPLASSPTLCRLENRVTRGDLARMSRVLVEQFIASYESPPEELILDFDATDDPIHGNQEGRFFHGYYDHHCFLPLYVFCGSRLLVSYLRPSNIDGAHHAWPILKLLVQRLRQAWPGVRIIVRGDSGFCRRRMMKWCDRHGVKYVLGLARNTVLEKAAESFMQAAEAQFATTQQKVRNFHEIEYAAQTWDRPRRVIVKAERLVQGPNVRFVVTNLTDRTPNDIYDGLYTARGDMENRIKEQQLGLFADRTSCHAFLANQFRLLLSSAAYVLVETLRRTALAGTELAEAQVNTIRLKLLKVAARVVVSVRRVVLRLSSSCPLQDLWRSLVPRLRLIPPAPS, from the coding sequence ATGTTCTTTTCCAGTCTCGGCCGCAAGAAAATCGTGGCCGATTTCACAGGCGGAACGCTCACCTCAGACGCCGGGGGTCTGCTGCTTCGGGAGGTCGAGCGGCGTCTGGGCCTGGTCGATCAACTGGCCGGGGTCATCAACGACCCGCGTGATCCGGCCCGAATTCAACATGACCAGCGGGTCATGCTGGCCCAGCGCATCTTTGCCATTGCGATGGGCTACGAAGATCTCAACGACCATCAAGCCCTGCGGAGCGATCCCGTGCTGGCGGTCCTGACCGGGCGGCCGCCGAGCGCGGATGAGCCGCTGGCCAGCAGTCCGACCTTGTGCCGGCTGGAGAACCGCGTCACGCGCGGCGACCTGGCACGAATGTCGCGTGTGCTGGTGGAGCAGTTCATCGCGTCCTATGAATCGCCGCCGGAGGAATTGATCCTCGACTTCGACGCGACCGACGATCCGATCCACGGCAACCAGGAAGGCCGCTTCTTCCACGGCTATTACGACCACCACTGCTTCCTACCGCTGTATGTGTTCTGCGGCTCGCGGCTGCTGGTCTCCTACCTGCGGCCCAGCAACATCGACGGGGCCCATCACGCCTGGCCCATCCTGAAGCTGCTGGTGCAGCGCTTGCGACAGGCGTGGCCCGGGGTGCGGATCATCGTCCGCGGGGATTCCGGCTTCTGCCGCCGGCGAATGATGAAATGGTGCGACCGGCACGGCGTCAAGTACGTGCTGGGCCTGGCCCGCAACACCGTCCTGGAGAAAGCGGCCGAGTCCTTCATGCAGGCGGCCGAGGCCCAGTTCGCCACCACGCAGCAGAAGGTGCGGAACTTCCACGAGATCGAGTACGCGGCGCAGACCTGGGATCGCCCGCGCCGCGTGATCGTCAAGGCCGAGCGGCTGGTTCAGGGGCCCAACGTTCGATTCGTGGTGACCAACCTGACCGACCGCACGCCGAACGATATCTACGACGGTCTGTACACGGCCCGCGGCGACATGGAGAACCGCATCAAGGAGCAGCAGCTCGGGCTCTTCGCCGATCGCACCAGTTGCCACGCCTTCCTGGCCAATCAGTTCCGGCTGCTGTTGTCCTCGGCGGCCTACGTCCTGGTGGAAACGCTGCGCCGCACGGCCCTGGCCGGCACCGAACTGGCCGAGGCCCAGGTGAACACCATTCGCCTGAAACTCCTCAAGGTCGCCGCGCGGGTGGTCGTCTCCGTGCGCCGCGTCGTACTGCGACTGTCGAGCAGCTGCCCCCTGCAGGACCTGTGGCGATCCCTGGTTCCACGACTCCGCCTGATCCCGCCCGCCCCATCATGA